The following DNA comes from Micromonospora chokoriensis.
GTCGACGGTGATCGAACCGCTGAGCAGCTGCTGGGAGAGGCGCCCCATCAGGTCGATCGTCTTCGAGGAGAGCGCGACGTGCAGAGCCGGCTTACCGGTCTTCAGCTCGCTGACGATGGTGGAGGCGGCCGGACCGGCCTGCGACACGTCGATCGTGACGTCGGCGGCGATCGCGCCGGCGTCGGCGTAGAACGCCTTCAACGCCTCGGCCGAGGTCAGGGAGCGCACCAGGTCGGCGGCCACCTTCGGGTCCTTCGTCCACTTGGCGACGGCGTAGCCGATGCCACCGTCGTACGGCAGGCTCGGCGTGGTGCCGGCGGTGACGACCGGGGGCTTCATGACGCCGAGCTTCTCCGGGGTGAGGAACTCGTTGAAGGACTTCCAGTGCCCGACGTCCGACATGAGGCCCATGACGTGGGCGGCCTTGCCGGACTGGAAGGCCGCGAAGGAGTCGTTGAACATCGCCGTCGAGTTGGCCCCGTCGGTGTTCATCTTCTTGTCCCCGGTCTCCTTCCAGAGCTCGAAGACCCGCTTCACGTTGGGCGAGTTCCAGTCGCGCTTGCCGGTGATCCAGGCGTCGTACTCAGCGGCGGTGAGCGTCACCGACCCCATGCTGGAGAGCCAGAACTGGATGCCGACACCCTCCTTGTTGCCGAGGGCGAAGCACCGGGAGCCGGCCTTGGTGACGGCGGCGCAGTCCGCGACGAACTTGTCCCAGGTGGTGGCCGGGCTGGCCGGGTCGAGGCCGGCCTTCCGGTAGATGTCCTTGTTGTAGTAGATCGGGTAGCCCTGCAGCGTCACCGGACCGCCGTAGACCTTGCCGTCCTTGGTGAACGCCTCCCAACCGGCCAGCCGCTGCTTGTCCTCGGCCACGTAGTCGGTGATCGGCACCAGCGCGTCCACCCGGTCGCGGATCTGGCCGCCGCCGTTGAACATCATGACGTCCGGCCCCTTGCCGGACTGGATCGCCGCACCGAGCAGCGTGTAGTACTGATCAAAGGGCTGCGCGACGAACTCGACCTCGACGTCCGCGTGCTTCTTCTTGAAGTCGGCCTTCGCCTTGTCCAGATACGATTTGGCGAACGGCTCGCCTGACTTCCAGTCCCACACCACCAACTTGCCCTCGGAGCTCTTGGAGGAGCCCGAGTCGCTAGCACTTCCACAGCCGGTCAGGGCCAGTCCAACAACGAAGACGGCCGACCATATTGCGCGCTGTCTCATGAGTTGTCACCTCTGAAAGTGGGGTGGCCGACGGCGCTACCGTCTGCCATCGTTGGTCGGAAAGTAACTCGTATGACGTGTGACGTCAATACTCGGCCGTAGACTGGCGAGGTCGTCGTGCCACGGCGGGTCATTCGGAGGGGACATGACGCCAGCTCAGGAGACAGCCCTGAACAATCCGGCGGCCCCGGCGTGGGTCCGTCGACCGACAAACCTCGCCCGGGCGGTCACCGCCGAACTCGTGCAGCGCATCGTCCGTGGCGTACATCCGTCGGGAACGTCCCTGCCTCCGGAGCCGATCCTCTGCGAGACCTTCTCGGTGAGCCGCACCGTCGTCCGCGAAG
Coding sequences within:
- a CDS encoding ABC transporter substrate-binding protein; amino-acid sequence: MRQRAIWSAVFVVGLALTGCGSASDSGSSKSSEGKLVVWDWKSGEPFAKSYLDKAKADFKKKHADVEVEFVAQPFDQYYTLLGAAIQSGKGPDVMMFNGGGQIRDRVDALVPITDYVAEDKQRLAGWEAFTKDGKVYGGPVTLQGYPIYYNKDIYRKAGLDPASPATTWDKFVADCAAVTKAGSRCFALGNKEGVGIQFWLSSMGSVTLTAAEYDAWITGKRDWNSPNVKRVFELWKETGDKKMNTDGANSTAMFNDSFAAFQSGKAAHVMGLMSDVGHWKSFNEFLTPEKLGVMKPPVVTAGTTPSLPYDGGIGYAVAKWTKDPKVAADLVRSLTSAEALKAFYADAGAIAADVTIDVSQAGPAASTIVSELKTGKPALHVALSSKTIDLMGRLSQQLLSGSITVDEVVKQLAASDQAG